Genomic window (Wenzhouxiangella marina):
CGCTGCTGGCTGTTGCTGGAGCAGGCGGCCAGGGCCAGCAGGGCCAGGAGGCCGAGTGCGGCGAGTCTTGCGGACCTGAGGTTCATCCTTGTTCTGTCTCCTCGACGTGGGCAAGGGCAGCATACCGGGCCTCCAGGCGGGCTGCCACCTCGCCATCGGCCAGAATTTCCGGCGCCAGGTTCATGCTGCTTCGACCGCGCTCGTCCAGACGCGCGAGGAAGGCCTCGATCTCGTCGGCCGCGGGCCAGCGGCAGACGGCCTCGAAGGGACCCGCGACGGGTTTCAGGAAGCGAACCTCGCAGCGACCGATGACCAGGTCCGCTTTCCTGCCCGCGCGACGCAACAACAGGCGCGGCAGGGACCAGCCGGCCAGGATCATGGCGCTGACCATCGCGCCGCCGAAGACCGTGCCCTTGTCGTTGATGTTGGCCGCGAGCGGCAGGGCCAGGCGCAGACCACGGTCGTTCAGCTCGGTGATGCGAAGCTGCATGGCGCCGCCCAGGGGGATCTGCCGGGTCAGGGTGTTCTCCAGCCAGGCACGTTCTTCTTGCATGTCGGGACTTGTCATGAAGCGGAGTCTATCCAATGCGCGTCGTGGCGTGTGCCTTCCTCCCGGATTGCCACGCTGCTCGCGTCACTGACCGTACAATTCGTCCATGCGTTTGACCCCCGCCACCCGCCAGACCCTGCCTTTCATCGCCCGGACCCTGATGCCGAGGGAAATCTGGGCGAACGCGACCATGGCCGTCGCCCTCGGCGCGCTGGAGGGCGGCGTTGTCGGCGTGCTGGTCAAGACCCAGTTCGAGGCCGTCGCGCCTACCGCCTGGGTCAATCTGGCCGTGGCCCTGGTCGCCGGCGCGCCGGCCTTCGCCAACATGGCCTCCCTGACCTGGTCCGGTCTGGCCGAGGGCCGCGACCGAACCGCCTGGGTCTCGGCCCTGATGACCCTGACGGCGGTGTTCCTGATCGTCATGGCCCTGGCCCCCTACAGCGCCTGGGGATTGGTCATGCTGACGGTGGCCATGATCCTGGCCCGCCTGGCCTGGGCCGGGGTGATCACCCTGCGCGCGGCCATCTGGCGGGCCAATTTCCCGCGCCATGTCAGGGCCCAGATCACCGGACGGATCACGGTGATCTACTCGATGATCATCGCCGTCACCGCCGCGGCGATCGGCGCCATCATGTCCTGGTGGCCGGAATCCTGGCGGGTGCTGTTCCCGGCGGCTGGCGTGCTGGGACTGTTCGCGGCGCGTCGTTATCAGCGAATGCGTATCCGCCGGGGCGCCCGCCTGCGTCGGGACGAGCAGGCCGAGCGCAAGACCCGGCGCGGGGGGCAGCTGCGCGCGGCCCTGGGCATTCTGAAGAGCGATCTCTGGTTCCGTCGCTACATGCTGACGATGTTCGCCTTCGGCTCGGGCAACCTGATGGTCATCGCCTTGCTGGTCATCATCCTCAACGACCAGTTCGGCTTCGCCAAGGTCGAGCAGATGCTGATCACTACGTCCCTGCCGCTGATCGGCGTGGCGGTGTTCACGCCGGTCTGGGCCCGGCGCCTCGATGCGGCGCACATCCTCGACTACCGAGCCCGCCAGGCCTGGAGCTTCGTGCTCGCCATCGGCTTGTTCGCCATCGCCACGGTGCTGGATCAGGCCTGGCTGTTCTGGGCCGGCGCCGTGTCCCTCGGTGCCGCCTTTGCCGGCGGCAAGCTGGGCTGGAACCTGGGCCACAACGACTTCGCCTCGGACCAGCAGTCGACGCTCTACATGGGCATCCACGTCACCCTGACCGGCATTCGTGGCCTGATCGCCCCGCTCGTCGGCGTGCTCGTCTACCAATGGCTGGAAAGCCTGGGGCCGGGTCTCGGGCGCTGGGTGCTGCTGTTTCCCTTCAGCCTGACCCTGGGCGCGGCGATCACCTTCGTCCTGCTGGCCCGACTGCGCCGGCGCCAGGCGGAGATCGGGTAACGGGAGCGCTGCGCTCCCTGCGCCGGTGACTGATTCTGACGTTCCTTGATCCCGTCAACGCGCCGCGGCGTTATGCTGCGGCGTTTTGCCATCGACCGACGCCATGCATTCGAGCCTGATTGTCCTGATTGCCGTTCTCAACACGGCCTCCCCCGAACGCGCCGAGTTGCCCACCCTGGACGTCAGCGGGCGGGACATCGACCCGGGCTCGCCCCAGGCCACGGC
Coding sequences:
- a CDS encoding YiiD C-terminal domain-containing protein codes for the protein MQEERAWLENTLTRQIPLGGAMQLRITELNDRGLRLALPLAANINDKGTVFGGAMVSAMILAGWSLPRLLLRRAGRKADLVIGRCEVRFLKPVAGPFEAVCRWPAADEIEAFLARLDERGRSSMNLAPEILADGEVAARLEARYAALAHVEETEQG
- a CDS encoding MFS transporter; amino-acid sequence: MRLTPATRQTLPFIARTLMPREIWANATMAVALGALEGGVVGVLVKTQFEAVAPTAWVNLAVALVAGAPAFANMASLTWSGLAEGRDRTAWVSALMTLTAVFLIVMALAPYSAWGLVMLTVAMILARLAWAGVITLRAAIWRANFPRHVRAQITGRITVIYSMIIAVTAAAIGAIMSWWPESWRVLFPAAGVLGLFAARRYQRMRIRRGARLRRDEQAERKTRRGGQLRAALGILKSDLWFRRYMLTMFAFGSGNLMVIALLVIILNDQFGFAKVEQMLITTSLPLIGVAVFTPVWARRLDAAHILDYRARQAWSFVLAIGLFAIATVLDQAWLFWAGAVSLGAAFAGGKLGWNLGHNDFASDQQSTLYMGIHVTLTGIRGLIAPLVGVLVYQWLESLGPGLGRWVLLFPFSLTLGAAITFVLLARLRRRQAEIG